The following proteins are encoded in a genomic region of Lytechinus variegatus isolate NC3 chromosome 7, Lvar_3.0, whole genome shotgun sequence:
- the LOC121418857 gene encoding dnaJ homolog subfamily C member 17-like, translating into MNISELDLYDILGILQDADQDAIKKAYRRKALKCHPDKNPDNPHAAAEWEKLAKALEVLSDEDARATYDKVLKAKKAAELRNKALEGKRRKIKEDLESREASYKKEQETSTTDIISLEEKIKRLREEGSQTLKKEQELLRNELHSAPPLHEDTSPKLKIKWKAQKGDVTNGGYDYAFLKRIFGKYGQVKNLILSSKRNGSAIIEFSSAAAAEMAVSNEFGLPNNPLQLTWLSGKPEKKPEEVVHMESAVEKQFEEDVLQLLLQAEANKQKQPTSKEQSSESWHQSSEHSEVKKDQYYEHCPPSHLNEKEGDDG; encoded by the exons ATTAAGAAAGCATACAGGAGAAAGGCACTGAAATGCCATCCAGATAAAAACCCAGACAATCCTCATGCTG CTGCAGAGTGGGAGAAGCTTGCCAAAGCTTTAGAAGTACTAAGTGATGAGGATGCAAGG gCTACTTATGATAAAGTTCTCAAAGCAAAGAAGGCAGCAGAACTCAGGAACAAAGCACTCGagggaaaaaggagaaaaattaaagaag ACCTTGAATCAAGAGAAGCCTCATACAAGAAAGAACAAGAAACTTCAACAACTGATATAATTTCCTTGGAGGAAAAG ATCAAGCGATTGAGGGAAGAAGGATCACAGACGTTGAAGAAAGAACAAGAGCTTCTAAGAAATGAACTCCATTCTGCTCCTCCTCTGCATGAAG ATACATCCCCTAAATTGAAGATAAAATGGAAAGCACAGAAAGGAGATGTAACAAATGGAGGATACGATTATGCTTTCTTGAAACGCATTTTTGGAAAA TATGGACAGGTCAAGAATTTGATATTGTCAAGCAAGCGGAATGGAAGTGCTATAATTGAGTTCTcatctgctgctgctgct GAAATGGCTGTCTCAAATGAATTTGGTCTACCTAACAACCCATTGCAGTTAACCTGGCTGTCAGGAAAGCCAGAGAAAAAGCCTGAAGAAGTGGTGCATATG GAATCTGCTGTGGAAAAACAGTTTGAGGAAGATGTCTTGCAGCTTCTTCTCCAAGCAGAAGctaacaaacaaaaacaaccaACTAGCAAAGAACAATCCAGCGAGAGCTGGCATCAAAGCAGTGAACATTCAGAGGTTAAGAAAGACCAGTACTATGAACATTGCCCTCCATCacatttaaatgaaaaagaaggggaTGATGGATGA